A genomic segment from Bacillus cereus G9842 encodes:
- a CDS encoding CalY family protein has protein sequence MTLKKKLGMGITSAVLGAALVGGGTFAFFSDKEVSNNTFAAGTLDLALNPSTVVNVSNLKPGDTIEKEFKLENKGSLDIKKVLLKTDYNVEDVKKDNKDDFGKHIKVTFLKNVDKHETIVKQTTLDKLKGDTLTAVDNDLSAWFWDEKGISAGKSDKFKVKFEFVDNGKDQNQFQGDKLQLNWTFDAQQTAGEER, from the coding sequence ATGACTTTAAAGAAAAAATTAGGAATGGGTATTACATCAGCAGTACTAGGAGCAGCGTTAGTTGGTGGAGGAACATTTGCGTTTTTCAGTGATAAAGAAGTGTCAAACAATACATTTGCGGCTGGGACACTGGATTTAGCATTAAATCCATCAACAGTTGTTAACGTATCGAATTTAAAACCTGGGGATACAATTGAAAAAGAATTTAAACTAGAAAATAAAGGCTCTTTAGATATTAAAAAGGTTCTACTGAAAACAGATTATAATGTAGAAGATGTAAAGAAAGATAATAAAGATGATTTTGGTAAACATATTAAAGTAACATTCTTAAAAAATGTAGATAAGCATGAGACAATTGTGAAACAAACTACTTTAGATAAATTAAAAGGTGACACACTTACAGCTGTAGATAATGATTTATCGGCTTGGTTCTGGGATGAAAAAGGTATTTCAGCAGGTAAATCTGATAAATTCAAAGTGAAATTTGAGTTCGTTGATAATGGAAAAGATCAAAATCAATTCCAAGGCGATAAGTTACAATTAAATTGGACGTTTGATGCACAACAAACAGCAGGTGAAGAAAGATAA
- a CDS encoding DUF4047 domain-containing protein produces the protein MGEIKMLKRPRNFKKMLILPCMCSITFYLGSQIMTYTEAAFIHETKVEATLSTAIIFPKTVNTLKEQSEKHKQFIEREYGTMKGKSKATSIEEIKQAISVWQQGREKIVAEKEALQNVYTEIEAPYNQIQEELKVNKDESMQQVSVYVNEGFRSIKEKHDYIEKEISLKAIDEQIQALQQQLNIAIEAEGQKKAEGQKKAEEQKKVEEQKKAEEQKKVEEQKKVEEQKKVEEQKKVEEQKKAEEQKKAE, from the coding sequence ATGGGGGAGATTAAGATGCTGAAAAGACCGCGGAATTTTAAAAAGATGCTTATATTGCCGTGTATGTGTTCTATTACGTTTTATTTAGGATCTCAAATTATGACGTATACAGAAGCGGCGTTCATTCATGAAACGAAAGTGGAAGCGACGCTTTCTACAGCAATTATATTTCCGAAAACAGTTAATACGTTAAAAGAGCAATCTGAGAAACATAAACAGTTTATTGAGCGTGAGTATGGAACGATGAAGGGGAAATCGAAAGCAACTTCTATTGAAGAAATAAAACAGGCGATTTCTGTATGGCAACAAGGGCGTGAGAAAATTGTTGCTGAGAAGGAAGCTCTGCAAAATGTATATACTGAAATAGAGGCTCCTTACAATCAAATACAAGAAGAATTAAAGGTAAATAAAGATGAGTCGATGCAGCAAGTGTCCGTATATGTAAATGAAGGCTTTCGCAGTATCAAAGAGAAACATGACTATATTGAGAAAGAAATTAGCTTGAAAGCTATTGATGAGCAAATTCAGGCTCTTCAGCAACAATTAAACATTGCAATTGAAGCGGAAGGACAAAAGAAAGCCGAAGGACAAAAGAAAGCCGAAGAACAAAAGAAAGTAGAAGAACAGAAGAAAGCCGAAGAACAAAAGAAAGTAGAAGAACAAAAGAAAGTAGAAGAACAGAAGAAAGTAGAAGAACAGAAGAAAGTAGAAGAGCAAAAGAAAGCCGAAGAACAGAAAAAAGCGGAGTAA
- the calY gene encoding biofilm matrix protein CalY, with protein MSLKKKLGMGVASAALGLALIGGGTFAFFSDKEVSNNTFAAGTLDLTLNPKTLVDIKDLKPGDSVKKEFLLQNSGSLTIKDVKLATKYTVKDAKGDNAGEDFGKHVKVKFLWNWDKQSEPVYETTLADLQKVDPDLLAKDIFAPEWGEKGGLAAGTEDYLWVQFEFVDDGKDQNIFQGDTLNLEWTFNANQEAGEEK; from the coding sequence GTGAGTCTGAAAAAGAAATTAGGTATGGGAGTTGCATCAGCAGCATTGGGGTTAGCTTTAATTGGTGGAGGAACATTTGCATTCTTTAGCGATAAAGAAGTATCAAACAATACATTTGCAGCTGGGACGTTAGACCTTACATTAAACCCTAAGACGCTTGTAGATATTAAAGATTTAAAACCAGGGGATTCTGTTAAGAAAGAGTTCTTATTACAAAACAGCGGTTCGTTAACTATTAAAGACGTTAAATTAGCAACAAAGTATACTGTTAAAGATGCAAAAGGTGATAATGCTGGTGAAGACTTTGGTAAGCACGTTAAAGTAAAATTCCTTTGGAACTGGGATAAACAAAGTGAGCCTGTATACGAAACAACTTTAGCAGACTTACAAAAAGTTGATCCAGATCTTTTAGCTAAAGACATCTTTGCTCCTGAGTGGGGAGAAAAGGGTGGATTAGCAGCTGGTACAGAGGATTATCTATGGGTACAATTTGAATTTGTAGATGATGGAAAAGACCAAAATATCTTCCAAGGTGATACATTGAATTTAGAATGGACATTCAATGCTAACCAAGAAGCTGGGGAAGAAAAATAA
- a CDS encoding helix-turn-helix domain-containing protein, with amino-acid sequence MIGERIKRLRLQKGISLTELAEKAGVAKSYISSIERNLQKNPFIQFLEKIAAVLQIPVDTLLHDETTKATNLDSEWTQLVKDAMNSGVSKEQFREFLEFTKWKQNQK; translated from the coding sequence ATGATTGGAGAACGTATAAAACGCCTTCGTTTACAAAAAGGTATTTCATTAACTGAACTTGCCGAAAAAGCTGGCGTTGCTAAATCTTACATTAGTTCTATAGAACGAAATTTACAAAAAAACCCTTTCATTCAGTTTCTTGAAAAGATCGCAGCAGTTCTACAAATTCCAGTTGATACTTTACTTCATGATGAAACAACAAAGGCAACTAACCTAGACTCCGAATGGACACAACTCGTTAAAGATGCAATGAACTCTGGTGTCTCCAAAGAACAATTTCGTGAATTTCTTGAATTTACAAAGTGGAAGCAAAATCAAAAATAA
- a CDS encoding anti-repressor SinI family protein, whose translation MYKDKTDALDQEWIDLILEALDAGIAMQDIEQFFQRMKPSSQAQ comes from the coding sequence TTGTACAAAGATAAGACAGACGCACTGGATCAAGAATGGATTGATTTAATACTTGAAGCTCTAGATGCTGGTATCGCCATGCAAGACATCGAGCAATTTTTCCAACGTATGAAGCCATCCAGTCAGGCTCAATAG
- the inhA1 gene encoding M6 family metalloprotease immune inhibitor InhA1 produces the protein MNKKPFKVLSSIALTAVLGLSFGAGTQSAYAETPVNKTATSPVDDHLIPEERLADALKKRGVIDSSASEKETKKAVEKYVEDKKGENPGKEATNGDQLTKEASDFLKKVKDAKADTKEKLNQPATGTPAATGPVKGGLNGKVPTSPAKQKAYNGDVRKDKVLVLLVEYADFKHNNIDKEPGYMYSEDFNKEHYEKMLFGDEPFALEDGSKIETFKQYYEEQSGGSYTVDGTVTKWLTVPGKAADYGADAATGHDNKGPKGPRDLVKDALKAAVDSGLDLSQFDQFDQYDVNGDGNQNQPDGLIDHLMIIHAGVGQEAGGGKLGDDAIWSHRWTVGPKPFAIEGTQAKVPYWGGKMAAFDYTIEPEDGAVGVFAHEYGHDLGLPDEYDTDYTGHGEPIQAWSVMSGGSWAGKIAGTTPTSFSPQNKEFFQKTIGGNWANIVEVDYEKLNKGIGLATYLDQSVTKSNRPGMIRVNLPDKDVKTIAPAFGKQYYYSTKGDNLHTTLETPLFDLTNATNAKFDFKSLYEIEAEYDFLEVHAVTEDGQKTLIERLGEKANSGNADSTNGKWIDKSYDLSQFKGKKVKLTFEYITDGGLALNGFLLDNASLTVDGKVTFSDDAEGTPQLKLDGFVVSSGTEKKKHNYYVEWRNHTGSDSALKFARGPEYNSGMVVWYADSAYADNWVGLHPGHGFLGVVDSHPEAIVGTLNGKPTIDSSTRFQIADAAFSFDKTPAWKVVSPTRGTYTYDGLAGVAKFDDSKTYINQQIPDAGRILPKLGLKFEVVGQADDNSAGAVRLYR, from the coding sequence ATGAACAAGAAACCGTTCAAAGTTTTGTCATCAATCGCTTTGACAGCTGTATTAGGCCTTTCATTCGGAGCTGGCACTCAATCGGCATATGCTGAAACACCTGTGAATAAAACAGCTACGAGCCCAGTGGATGATCATTTAATTCCAGAAGAGCGTTTAGCAGATGCACTGAAAAAACGTGGGGTAATTGATTCTTCAGCTTCAGAGAAAGAAACAAAGAAAGCTGTTGAAAAGTATGTAGAGGACAAAAAGGGTGAAAATCCTGGGAAAGAAGCAACAAATGGGGATCAACTTACGAAAGAAGCATCTGACTTTTTAAAGAAAGTGAAAGATGCGAAAGCAGATACGAAAGAAAAACTAAATCAGCCAGCAACAGGGACACCTGCAGCGACAGGACCAGTTAAAGGCGGACTAAATGGTAAAGTACCAACTTCTCCAGCAAAACAAAAAGCATATAACGGCGATGTTCGTAAAGATAAGGTACTTGTTTTACTTGTAGAGTACGCTGATTTTAAACATAACAACATCGATAAAGAACCTGGTTATATGTATTCGGAAGACTTTAACAAAGAACACTATGAAAAAATGTTATTCGGTGATGAGCCATTCGCGTTAGAGGATGGAAGCAAAATCGAAACATTTAAACAATATTACGAAGAGCAATCCGGTGGTAGTTACACAGTGGACGGAACAGTTACAAAATGGTTAACAGTTCCTGGTAAAGCTGCTGATTATGGTGCAGATGCTGCTACAGGTCATGATAATAAAGGACCAAAAGGACCACGTGATCTAGTAAAAGATGCATTAAAAGCAGCTGTAGATAGCGGTCTTGATTTATCACAGTTTGATCAGTTCGATCAATACGATGTAAATGGTGATGGAAATCAAAATCAACCAGACGGTTTAATCGATCACTTAATGATTATTCATGCGGGTGTTGGACAAGAAGCTGGCGGTGGTAAATTAGGTGATGATGCAATTTGGTCACATCGCTGGACAGTTGGACCAAAACCATTCGCAATTGAAGGCACACAAGCGAAAGTTCCATATTGGGGCGGAAAGATGGCAGCATTCGACTACACAATTGAACCAGAAGATGGCGCAGTTGGTGTATTCGCGCATGAATATGGCCATGATTTAGGTTTACCAGATGAGTATGATACAGACTATACGGGTCATGGTGAGCCAATTCAAGCTTGGTCTGTTATGAGTGGCGGCAGCTGGGCTGGTAAAATCGCTGGAACAACACCAACGAGTTTCTCACCACAAAATAAAGAGTTTTTCCAAAAAACAATTGGTGGTAACTGGGCAAATATCGTAGAAGTAGATTACGAGAAATTAAATAAAGGTATCGGTCTAGCAACATATTTAGACCAAAGTGTTACGAAATCTAACCGTCCAGGTATGATTCGTGTTAACTTACCAGATAAAGATGTAAAAACAATTGCACCAGCATTTGGTAAGCAGTATTACTACAGCACAAAAGGTGATAATCTTCATACAACGTTAGAAACACCACTGTTCGATTTAACGAATGCAACGAATGCGAAATTTGATTTCAAATCGTTATATGAAATCGAAGCAGAGTATGATTTCCTTGAAGTACATGCTGTAACAGAAGATGGTCAAAAAACGTTAATTGAAAGACTTGGCGAGAAAGCAAATAGTGGAAATGCAGATTCGACAAATGGAAAATGGATTGACAAATCATATGATTTAAGTCAATTCAAAGGTAAAAAAGTAAAATTAACGTTTGAGTACATTACGGATGGTGGTTTAGCATTAAATGGTTTCCTACTTGATAATGCGTCATTAACAGTAGATGGTAAAGTTACATTCTCAGATGATGCTGAAGGTACACCACAATTAAAATTAGATGGTTTCGTTGTATCTAGCGGAACAGAGAAGAAAAAACATAACTACTACGTAGAGTGGAGAAACCATACTGGATCAGATAGCGCATTGAAATTTGCTCGCGGTCCAGAATATAACTCAGGTATGGTTGTATGGTATGCAGACTCAGCTTACGCAGATAACTGGGTTGGTTTACATCCAGGACATGGTTTCCTTGGTGTAGTTGATTCTCATCCAGAAGCAATTGTAGGAACTTTAAATGGTAAACCAACAATTGATAGTAGTACACGATTCCAAATCGCTGATGCGGCATTCTCATTCGATAAAACGCCAGCTTGGAAAGTTGTATCTCCAACGCGTGGAACGTATACGTATGATGGCTTAGCGGGTGTAGCGAAGTTTGATGATTCGAAAACGTATATTAATCAACAGATTCCAGATGCAGGACGTATTTTACCGAAGCTTGGTCTGAAGTTTGAAGTAGTAGGACAAGCTGATGATAATTCTGCAGGTGCTGTTCGTTTATATCGTTAA